The genomic stretch CCATCCGATCCAGCGGAAAGTTCATCTGTTCAGCGATCAGGAGGCTGTACTGTGTGACCCGCTCGGAATGGCCCCTGGTGTAGACATCCTTGGCTTCAACGGCGGTGATGAGAGACTGGACCATTGCGAAATAGCTCTTCTGGACCTTTTCGAGAAGGAGGACGTTGTGAAGGGCCATGGCCGCTTCCGAGGTCATGGTCGCCAGTAATGTACGTTCGGCCTCCACGAAAGGCTGGCCGTTGTCCTTATTGATCAGTGTGATGACCCCAATGAGATCGTCCCTGATCATGATGGGGGCGGAGATGGCCGTCTTTCTCCTGTAGCCGATGCTGCTGGTGGCGGAGAAAAAATCCTGGGATGAGAAATCCTTTACGAGCAGGGGCTTTTTATTTTTTGCCACCCATCCCGCCATCCCATTGCCCACCTTGACCCTGCGCCTGTCGCCGGGGCTCTCCTTCAACCCCTGGGAGTATTCCATGACCATCTCGTCCTTATCCCTGTCATAAAGAAGGATGTGGCCGATCTCGGCGCCCATGAGTTCTCTGGGCAGGGCTACGAGCATTCGATAGATCTCCCGGCGGTCGTGTTCAATGCCCAGCATGCGGCTGATCTGATTGAGTGCCGACAACCTGTTGATAGCCTCATTGAGGCTTCTATTTTTTTTCTCCATGTCGGTGTTCAGGCCGGACACGACCCCATGGGCATTCCGTACCTCTTTGAGTTGTTTTTCCAGCTGCCTGGACAGGTCTTCCTTTTCAAGGATGTGCTCCATCTCCTTCTTTTCGTACGCGTGCATTCGCTGCTGGTATTTTTCCAGATGATTCAGGTCGGAAACGGCGTTGTGAAAGAAACGGTAATGCTGACTGGCTTCCTTTAGAAAGGGAAATCGGATCAGCGGTACGTCAACCGATCCGTCGCCTTTTCTGAGGGCCGAGGCGACACGGTTCAACCTGTGAAGAGAAACAAGAAAATACACCAATACGGCAAGGCAGACGAGGCCCAGCAGGATTGCGGGAACTGTCATATTTTGAAGACTCATCTTGATATACCCCGTGGTACGGGGGTGTTCTTACCCCTCGGTCTAACCCTGAGTGGAAAACCGCGCACACAAGTATAGTTTCATTTTTGAAACTATACCAGAGTTTTTTCTACAGCACAACGCCTTGCAGCGCCCTTTTTTTCCAAACCCGACCAGGCAGCTATGTATATTTGAAAGGTTTTTTGTTATGTTTGAAATGAGTGGGGATCGGGTAAAATGAAGTCCCGGAATCTGGAATCCAACGTCCAACGTGACAAAAAGAGTCCAGAGTCCATCCACCTTCGCTCTGCGAGCTATGGCGGACAGGGAGTCCAGTGTCCAGAGTCCAGAGGGGGAGAGCAGATTTGGTCTTTTAAATTTTAAATTTAACCGTATTGACCTTTTTGGTATGGTTCTTGTAAGATAACACTCCGGTTTACCATGAGGGGACAAAGGGGATTTCTGCGTATTGCCGGGGGAGTCATAGTTGATGACTTCGCAAAAAGTCATCAACGCGCCCACTGAGGGGCGCCCGAATCAACGGCTTGTCCCGCAAGTCGTTGATTCGAGAGGAAAGTGGAAACGACGCTTTTCGCTTTCCGAGGAGTAAAAAGCCATCAATGGACTTTTTACGAGGTGCAAACAGTTGAAACGTGGAGAAAAATACATCGTCCAGGTCGCTCCCGAATTAGATGTCCGGGTTGCGCAGGGGTGGATAAAGAATCTCAATGTCCTGCTCAAGTCCACCATGATCTACAGCCTGAATCTCAAGATGTCCTCCGCCCTGAACGTCATGATGGATCTGGTGATGGACATTGTCCCTTACGACCGGGCTCTCTTCTACCTGCTTGACGATGATGAAAAACAGTACCACCCATCCCTGGTGAGGGGATTCGAGGAGACCTTTCCCCCTCAACTCAGCCTTGGCAACATCGTCCTGGACTGGACCGTAGAGAACCACCAGCCAGTCCGGATCGACAACCCTGACACCAAAACCCTGGAAGAACTTGCCTATTACACCGGCTGCCGATCGGCGGTCTCAATCCCCATTTCCCACGACAATAGGGTAAAGGGGGTCCTCCAGATATTCAAGACGGAAGCCAACAGCTTCAGTGACGAGAATGTAAGAATGCTGTGGATCCTGGCCCTCCAGATGGAAGGGATGTTCCACCGCCTGTTCAAGGCCCAGTATCCATCGGGTCTGGAGAAGGACCCGTTCACCGATCTGCCGAGGCGCGCCGTTTTCGAGCAGGAGTTGGAAAAGGAACTCATTCGGTCCCGACGAAACAGCAACCCGTTCAGTGTTCTGCTGGTTGATATCGATGGTTTCAAGGAACTGAAGGTGGCTGTCATGTCCCTGGAAGGGGACATAATGGTCAGGGAAGTGTCGTCCCTCATCGGTAAGGTAATCCGGCGCATCGACATCATGGCCCGTTATTCCGAATCCTGCATTGGATTGATCCTCCCGGATGCCGATGCACAGAAGGCAAACGTTTTTGCCAACCGGATCAAAACCATGGTTTCCGCCAACAAGATGAAGGGGATTGCCGGCCATGCCTCCCTGGGGCTCACCGTCAGTGTGGGCGTGTCCACCTTCCCGGGGTCTGTTACCCAGTTGGAACTGCTTCAGGGCGCCGAAGAAGCTGCCCGGCGCGCCCGTACCCAGGGCGGAAATGCGGTGGAAAAACACCTGGGCACCCTGGCAAGGGCGCAGGGAGATCCCGTCGCCATCCAGATCCAGGAACTGCTGTCCTCCATGGGAAGATTCTTCAACCTGGATGCCCTGCTGGAGCAACTGGTCTATTTCTATTCCCGTGCCGCCCGAGCCGGCAGGGTATCCATCCTCGTTCTCAATGACAACGGGGCGGCCCTCCGTTTTATCCAGGGAACCGGGTTTCATGGGTTTGAAGAGGATATACGCGCCATGTCCCTGCCCCTGAAGAACAGCATCAGCGGCAGTGTGGTGCGGACAAAACGCCCACTCCTTATTCAGGATATCGAGCGAACAATCCCCAAAAGGCCGCGGGGGAGGCTCAACTATACATCTCCTTCCTTTATGAGTGTCCCCCTGATCCACGGCGATGATGTCGTGGGGGTTATGAACCTGAGCAACCCGGTAAATGGAGAGGCGTTTGAAAAGGAGGACCTTGACCATATTCTGCCCATGGCCCAGGGCGTGGCGGAACTCATAGCCGAAGGCAAGCGCTTCACCAAAGCCCAGGAGGGCTTCTTCAGCCATACGGCGGATGTACTCCTGGGGGTTGCCGAGGAGAAGAGCCCATACCTGTCGGGGCACAGTGACAGAGTGGCGCAGTTCTCCCTTGGTCTTGCCAAAAAGATGGGATACTCAGCGGGCGACGCCGAGGTTCTGGCCAGGTCGGCCAAGTTCCACGACCTCGGCCGCATAGCTATTGACGAGGCGTTGCTAAGCAAGGCGGGGGACCTGGAGGAGGACGAGAGGGAGCAGGTAAAGGCCCACCCCATCTGGAGTTATCGGATACTGGAGTCCATCCCGGGGATGGATGTGGACCTGGCGTCGGTAAAGGCCCACCACGAGAGGTACGACGGAAAAGGGTATCCGGATGGCCTGCTGGGCGAGGAGATCCCCATGGGCGCCCGAATCATGGCGGTGGCAGACTGCTACGACGCCTTGACGAGCGACCGTCCATACCGCCCCGCCATGAAACGCGAAGATGCGCTGAAAATCATGGACAACAACAACTGGTCACAGTTCGATGGCCGCGTGGTCAAAGCGTTCAAGGCCATGGACATTGAGCATTAAGGGGTACCCGG from Deltaproteobacteria bacterium encodes the following:
- a CDS encoding HD domain-containing protein yields the protein MTVPAILLGLVCLAVLVYFLVSLHRLNRVASALRKGDGSVDVPLIRFPFLKEASQHYRFFHNAVSDLNHLEKYQQRMHAYEKKEMEHILEKEDLSRQLEKQLKEVRNAHGVVSGLNTDMEKKNRSLNEAINRLSALNQISRMLGIEHDRREIYRMLVALPRELMGAEIGHILLYDRDKDEMVMEYSQGLKESPGDRRRVKVGNGMAGWVAKNKKPLLVKDFSSQDFFSATSSIGYRRKTAISAPIMIRDDLIGVITLINKDNGQPFVEAERTLLATMTSEAAMALHNVLLLEKVQKSYFAMVQSLITAVEAKDVYTRGHSERVTQYSLLIAEQMNFPLDRMEIIQQAGVLHDIGKITVELAILNKPTGLNPDEYRKIQIHPDVGYRILQPIDFNETVKLAVLQHHERPDGKGYPNGYRSDQILLEARILAAADAFDAMTTKRPYRDPLSLDAAMKEMENCVGTQFDPEVVAVLRKIVDAMASSGAMASMYA
- a CDS encoding GAF domain-containing protein; translation: MKRGEKYIVQVAPELDVRVAQGWIKNLNVLLKSTMIYSLNLKMSSALNVMMDLVMDIVPYDRALFYLLDDDEKQYHPSLVRGFEETFPPQLSLGNIVLDWTVENHQPVRIDNPDTKTLEELAYYTGCRSAVSIPISHDNRVKGVLQIFKTEANSFSDENVRMLWILALQMEGMFHRLFKAQYPSGLEKDPFTDLPRRAVFEQELEKELIRSRRNSNPFSVLLVDIDGFKELKVAVMSLEGDIMVREVSSLIGKVIRRIDIMARYSESCIGLILPDADAQKANVFANRIKTMVSANKMKGIAGHASLGLTVSVGVSTFPGSVTQLELLQGAEEAARRARTQGGNAVEKHLGTLARAQGDPVAIQIQELLSSMGRFFNLDALLEQLVYFYSRAARAGRVSILVLNDNGAALRFIQGTGFHGFEEDIRAMSLPLKNSISGSVVRTKRPLLIQDIERTIPKRPRGRLNYTSPSFMSVPLIHGDDVVGVMNLSNPVNGEAFEKEDLDHILPMAQGVAELIAEGKRFTKAQEGFFSHTADVLLGVAEEKSPYLSGHSDRVAQFSLGLAKKMGYSAGDAEVLARSAKFHDLGRIAIDEALLSKAGDLEEDEREQVKAHPIWSYRILESIPGMDVDLASVKAHHERYDGKGYPDGLLGEEIPMGARIMAVADCYDALTSDRPYRPAMKREDALKIMDNNNWSQFDGRVVKAFKAMDIEH